ctccttcagcacatcccaaagactttcagtgaggttaaggtcacagcTCTGTAGTGAtcaagtcatgcgtgaaaatgattcctcatgctccctgaaccaatcTTTGATAATtcaaacccaatgaatcttggcattcttgtcctggaatatgcccatgccaacagggaagaaaaaaatccattgatgatagatggaggtgtaacctggccaatcagtagattcaggtactcagctgactttactttattactgcataatgttgctgagctgtaatagtgatccagtcattggctcttaagtatttgctgatataaattcaaatggcgactttttttcttttggccgggcagtgtgtAAGTGCAATGGAAACCTCTTAGTGGGGGAGACACTGGAGTAAGCCTGGCTGGACTCTGCCTCCTTTCTTTGaattttttcctttgttttgttacttttcTCTTGAACCTCTCAGCAAATGATCTTATAAACTACTTGTGAGTGAACTCAAACCATATGACATCTTTCTCATCCATTCCATAGTACGCTTTTGGATAGTTTTGTCATCACACTGTATGTGAATTCTGATACATTTGTAAATTAATTTAGAAAGTCAGAACTTTCTTAGTGTATAAAAGGAATGGATAACTCAGTCACACAAAAACCCTTGTAAGCATGCGATCTGAAACAGGTCAGTATGTTTTTATTTGTGGTTATTTTTATTGCCATTGCCTTCTACTGACATGAAATTTGTCTTGTGACGTGATCTGCACAGGTCCTCTGGGGGTGCGTTCACTAGGCGTGAAGCGAGCCACCCTCCGAAAGCCGCTTCACAGCCCATTTGAAGAGGACGCTCTGGTGCTCTACGAGCCTCCTGCCTTGAGTGCACATGACCAGCTGAATGCTGAAAAGTGAGTGGGTGGATTTTCAGAATTTTCTATTGATCAGTAGGTAAACCTATTGTAAGCTGTTTTTGATGCTGGATAATTAGTTACGATTTTTCTGTTGCAGAGAGAAGCTTCCTGTCCATGTTGTTGTAGATCCTGTGTTGGGAAAAGTCCTAAGGCCACATCAGAGAGAAGTAAGACCAGTTAAAGTGCATGTCAGTCCACTTGTTGTTCTTACATGTCACTTTTTAATGCAAGATATTTCTTTCCCTTGATGCTCAGGGGGTGAAATTCCTCTGGGACTGTGTGACGGGAAGGTGCATTCCCAATTCATACGGCAGCATCATGGCGGATGAAATGGGCCTCGGAAAGACTCTGCAGTGTATCACTTTGATGTGGACTCTTCTGCGTCAGAGCCCTGATGGCAAGCCTGAGATCAACAAAGCGATCGTGGTCTCACCCTCCAGCCTCGTGCGCGGCTGGTACAACGAGGTGGGCAAGTGGCTTGGCTCCAGGATCCAGCCGCTTGCAATCGATGGGGGTTCTAAGGAGGAGGTGGACAGAAAACTCGGTGGGTGATGATTAGGCCAGCAGCAATATTTAAGCAGATTACATTTATTTGCCAGCACTGTTCCTGGGCAGTATGACTGACTAAAACTTGTATCATGATATTTTTTGcagcatttatatttttttacatcagtaaaatacatttaccAATGTTTTTGAAAAGGTTTGTTTAATTATTGTCACAAAGTTTGCGTTTACCTTGATAGTATAACCAACATATTTTATTAGATAAGAGAATAAAAAAGGCTGCCCCTTTTTGACAGAAATGTAGTTTTAAATCTGGATGGGAAGACATGGTACACTTGTCTTCACGATGACTTGAAGCAGCTGCACAAATTTTGGTAGATGTTTGGCTATAGATGATGTAACAAAGTtcagaaaactgaaaatgcctTTGAGTCCAGAATCATTCATTGCAATTAAGTTGACTCTGCAATAGCTTTATGTAGCACCACCCAAGCCTGGCTTAAAATGAGCTTGCAAGTTTCCATGAAATGTCAATGTTGCTTACAAAACCACCTGTCAAGTGGATCTCCTAAATTCTGCTTGTATCTGAATTTCTACTTAGGTATATTACAGattgtttattgtattttttctatttttagaGAACTTCATGTCCCAGCGTGGTTTCAGGGTACCATCTCCCATCTTGATCATCTCCTATGAGACTTTCCGTATCCATGCCAGCATCCTGCACAAGGGTGAAGTAGGCCTCGTCATTTGTGATGAGGTATTgctattttgtataatatattaaaataaatgttttcgTCACATTAATGTTCTCCTGTAGGTAGAAGTGTAAATTGCTGGCCTCCAGGCAAGTGGATTTGAATATGATTCCTTAGCATCGCTACCATagctagcaaaaaaaaaaaaaaacattttgtacCACAAATGAGgggtgtttcccaaaagcattgTACCCCAAAGAATATCTTAAGCATTATAGCATTCTGCACTAGCATTGTAGCACAAAGGTATCATGTATCATTTCCTTTATAAATATTATTGAGCCATCCCCTTTCATTCTACCTTTTGGAAATTGTGCGTCGGTGCTGCTACTTTGCAAGTCTACCTGCAGCATGTGAAGTAGGAGTATCTTTATGGAGGATTTCGCCCCCAAAAATCAACTATGACCAATTCTGACAGTACAGATCTATGCAGTTGAATTGCCACCTTAATTATCAGTTCATCACAATGCATCAATTCATCTTTACACCCCTACCTCTAGGTCCAGATATGGATTGTGCATTTAAATACTGTTGATTCATAACTTTTTGTTGCCCAGGGTCACAGACTGAAGAATGCTGACAACCAGACATATCAAGCTCTGAATTCCACAAAGGCTAAACGCAAAGTTCTCATCTCAGGAACACCCATTCAGAATGACCTGCTTGAATACTTTAGCTTGGTCCACTTCGTCAACACTGGTATCTTGGGTGAGCTGCCTTTTAAGCACAAAACACTAATGTGAAAGCTATTGACTGTTGACCATTTATGCTACTGTGGGAACACATGGTGGCGGTAATGATTTGTGCTTCCATTCCCAAGCTCTTATTgggtgtttttgttttaatggcTGTTGTTTGTGTTTAGGAACGGCTCAGGAGTTTAAGAAGCACTTTGAGGTGCCCATTCTTAAGGGACGGGACGCTGATGCTAGTGATAAAGACCGGCAGCGCGGGGAGGAGAAACTCCGGGACCTAATTAGCATTGTTAACAGGTAAGGAACCTACCAGACCGAAGCCTTGCCAGAAACTTTAGCTTTGCTCATTTAGAGATGCgagccttttgtttttttttttttttctttttcaggtgTTTAATTAGAAGGACGTCAGATATTCTTACCAAATATCTTCCTGTGAAGATTGAGCAGGTTGTCTGCTGCAGGTAATGACCTGACTCTACAAAATCTCAGCATGTGAAAAGACCTTACTGTACTTGATAGATGTCCAACCTATATTAGAACATATAATGAAAATTATTCCGTCATTGTTATTTAGGAATTATTCTAGCAATATAAATTGCAACTGTAGaagtggtgatggatggatggataacattTTCAATATATGTTGCATCTTCATTTTCCTCAGGTTAACCCCCCTTCAGACAGAGCTGTACAAACAGTTCCTAAGGAAAGCAAAACCAGTGGAGAAACTACAGCAAGGCAACATCAGTCTGTCTGCCTTGTCCTCCATTTCCTTCCTCAAAAAGATTTGTAACCGTAAGTAtgcttatttttgtgtttttattattattattattattattattattattattattattattttttttttaaatccaattCATTTTCATAAGGATGTCATCTAAATAGATATATTCAGGGCTTTAGGTAACAGCCATACCTATTTGTCTGGTTGTGAGATTTTTGGTACTGTGTGGATGTTTGCTGTCCCACAATGcccacaatttgataagcagACTAATggtatgcctaaaatattaatgagaggtgCATTGTGGTCCCCAAaagttgttgctgttgttgacTGATTTGTATAAATTTGGcatatgtttaataaatatgttggactttaaactgcaaaaaggaCCGGTGCCACACTGAAAATATTGTTCTCTGATATTTTATGTGTACTGACGTAAGTTAGGCGGATGCGGAACATTAGAGATCGGGTTTTTGATCGGGCTGCAGTAGTCGATACTGATCAGTTTGTTTAATGCCTGGATTGGCCCTGATTCCAGTCTTTGGTATCAGCTTGGGACAACACCGGTTCTGGGATAAACTAGAGCCCTAAAATTAAATTAGGTTtctaattttatatatatatatatatgtatgtatatacatatatacatacatacatacatacatacatacgaactttttaggattggatccagagttctgaacagattaagttttagttctgaggtaccactgtatacagaTAAATTTGAGTCTGTGTAGTCCTTAAGGACATTATTGTATTGCAGCAGAATATAGGTTTGAAAAATTTTGTGTATCTGTTGTTTTCTGTCTCTGAAGTTTGATGCTCAGGTTGTGTCAaatttatatgtttattttttaccaTTCAGATCCAGCTTTAATCTATGATAAGTGTGTGGCAGGAGAGGAGGGTTTTGAAGGGATGCTGGAGCTGTTCCCATCAGGTTTCTCCAATAAAGATGTGGAGCCACAGCTTTCTGGTAAAGCTCCAGTCCTGTTGTAAAATCAtcatttgtttatatattatttatattgtagTCTCTGTATGGAATGACCTAGTATGTGTGTAATGGGATGGTTGTATTCTAGGGAAGATGCTGGTCCTTGACAGTATTCTTGCTGTGATGAGAAGCACTACCAATGATAAAGTGGTCCTGATCTCCAATTACACACAGACTTTGGACCTCTTTGAAAAGTTGTGCAGATCTCGGAGGTAAAAAGACTTAAACACACTATACTAGGCTGTAGATGCGGTCAATTCACGTGAGCTAAACCTCAGTGCTCTGGGCTGTTGACTAGTACCCCATGAATCCAAAGACAGACTATTCATGTCACTTGGTGGTTTGAAATTACCTAtcagaaatgtgtgtgtgtgtgagagcgggtttacctatccttatggggacattaaagggaaaactctatttttataaaaatcggtgactgctatgaaaaaaatgcaaaaactcttgtattttgttaggttacttatggttagggcagggtaggggttaaggttgtcatagttagcgttagcattgaaatgaatgagcggtccccataagtatgtataccctacatgtgtgtgtgtgtgtgtgtgtgtgtgtgtgtgtgtgtgtgtgtgtgttgtggtcCTGTTTTGTTGAAGATGCTAAAAATTGTGGGGGCAATGTATTTCTGGGAGTAGTACTCAGTGGTTCAGAGCTTCTGTTGACCCAACCTCCACCATAATGAAAAACAGTTTAAAAGAGAAGTGATGGTGTTTAAAAGGAAGCCTGCATCCTATTCCTTAACCCAATCCCCGGGCCTGTCTGTCCGATTGCTGGCAGTCATTTGGAAATGTTCACTTGGGGGGagtgtagtggaaaattaccaccaagcatgatgtctgatggttactaaggaagttaggctgcaaaataaggttgctatgctcgaagaaacagatgcaagagactggggaggggttttagaccttacccatgttaagctagacaagagatgaatttttattctatatatggtaaatataagatgcttgtgctagacgaaaagcttgtcctgagcatagaatgtgcaaaagcagatatgggtcttccggttgtggttgcagagaaaggtcatttgtctgtcagtataaaatgaaagcaactacgtttgctatttggagaacttctcagaactgtctgtggagagtctccccgagctcgcatagaaagatatctcaataaatgaaaccaagctaaaccattggactcatctgttccttcctacctccaaatttccataacaggagtgagggggagggaggggtaaTAAAAAGGGCACGTGAATGGCAGCACGCATGGACACAGCGGCTTTGGTCTCCTCTGAACGGGGTTTAGGGTTAGTTAGTTTTGTTAATGTATCTGTGGAGATTATACTGTAAGTACTATTCAAGTGGATACACTACATTTCATTGCACATTGGTGCAATAACAACAAAAAGGCATTCCGTGTTTTTTGTTTGCCCTTGGGCACTGTCTGGTTTACTTAGTTTAGGATTAACCCCCCCTCGGTTTGCCCTGCTACAGTTGTTGCCCCCCACTCCACCATATTGTTAACCACCCTAACAAAACAAATGGTAAATTCCTTCTCCCTTGATTTCAAGACCAAGATTTCAGAATCATACAGATGCTGTCGATGAGATAAGGACTTTACTGGAATTTTACGAGGACTATTTGTTGTGCTTATCTCCCCTTCCTGCCTGGGTGgtattgaaatgtttttttttgtttttgatctGAAAGAGGAGATATAGCAAATTGCAGTCCATTTCTCAGGACCAAAGGCAAAGCAATATGTGAAGTTAGTTGAGATATCAGCTACTGAACTGTACTGAACAGAGCTGAATCTTTGGCCACAGCTACAAAGCCTAGTTAGTTGCCTTGATGATATTGAATGCTGGGTGACTCAGAATTTTCTCAAACTCAATGAAACCAAATCAGACATTGTCGTTTTTAGCCCACTTGACTCCTTTACACAGATCTCCAGTAACCTAGATCAAATATCTTGCTTCATTAAGCCATTTG
This window of the Paramormyrops kingsleyae isolate MSU_618 chromosome 1, PKINGS_0.4, whole genome shotgun sequence genome carries:
- the rad54l gene encoding DNA repair and recombination protein RAD54-like; translated protein: MRRSFAPSQVVKRKSDDSDADWHPEETPKRSKDERVFGGSCLSPIRNPLTQLTNTPASPNTEAQVCNILSKPFKVPIPNYTGPLGVRSLGVKRATLRKPLHSPFEEDALVLYEPPALSAHDQLNAEKEKLPVHVVVDPVLGKVLRPHQREGVKFLWDCVTGRCIPNSYGSIMADEMGLGKTLQCITLMWTLLRQSPDGKPEINKAIVVSPSSLVRGWYNEVGKWLGSRIQPLAIDGGSKEEVDRKLENFMSQRGFRVPSPILIISYETFRIHASILHKGEVGLVICDEGHRLKNADNQTYQALNSTKAKRKVLISGTPIQNDLLEYFSLVHFVNTGILGTAQEFKKHFEVPILKGRDADASDKDRQRGEEKLRDLISIVNRCLIRRTSDILTKYLPVKIEQVVCCRLTPLQTELYKQFLRKAKPVEKLQQGNISLSALSSISFLKKICNHPALIYDKCVAGEEGFEGMLELFPSGFSNKDVEPQLSGKMLVLDSILAVMRSTTNDKVVLISNYTQTLDLFEKLCRSRRYLYVRLDGTMSIKKRAKVVERFNNPSSPEFIFMLSSKAGGCGLNLIGANRLVMFDPDWNPANDEQAMARIWRDGQKKTCYIYRLITTGTIEEKILQRQAHKKALSSCVVDEEQNVERHFSLGELRELFSLAEDTNSDTHTKFRCKRCVNELQVRPPPEDSDCTSDLSQWHHCSNKRGLADAVLQASWDGVISFVFHQRSHEEQRRTA